A genomic window from Desulfovibrio sp. X2 includes:
- a CDS encoding chorismate mutase: protein MTNTQQPSKRPSPSQDLADLDRRLVSLLVRRTKLLAKIASDRRAAGKPVVSAPQEKALWAAWSETVHKAGLSDRLAKQLFIAVNALGYDAAQAPAAREQVYLLTPASGAVDVSCEAPASTRKAMYFLALAAFAGSPASVGPVVLSDPLIEMAKAFNQVGGGLSWEGSEAMCRGGQGLSMDGSSPFVGGSQTTFALMLCAALAQQANCRFSGGPELKLMDVGPYSRLLPSLGARLAPIDRRAPGLPVRLESGVETPREVGLPEDCPEEMAAGLALFAWRFEHGLRLRFFPNSPAARGVAEAAPVLARCGIEVRLAPDEIQVSPGTPRVPERPDLPADPVLSTLLLSLARFRKGKVVLIGSADADSPMAAEALGLLEAAGAKLDLAGGRMVCADGPWPETPVFAPRERALLPLALCLASAAPKGARVLLPEGGSDEGVAAEEARTLLETLGKDFVLLGETGGEMDVKPGFTEPRPVYAPDAACALAMGALSLAHAPLALENPGVAAGLWPGFWNLYNRLPAISGSLFARKEKPDEQPKQRRRIIVR, encoded by the coding sequence ATGACGAACACGCAACAGCCTTCCAAGCGGCCGAGCCCCTCGCAGGATCTGGCCGACCTCGACCGCCGCCTCGTCTCCCTGCTCGTGCGCCGCACGAAGCTTTTGGCCAAGATCGCCTCGGACCGCCGCGCCGCAGGCAAGCCCGTGGTCTCCGCGCCCCAGGAGAAGGCCCTGTGGGCCGCGTGGAGCGAGACCGTGCACAAGGCCGGTCTCTCCGACCGCCTCGCCAAGCAGCTCTTCATCGCGGTCAACGCGCTCGGCTACGACGCGGCCCAGGCCCCGGCGGCCCGCGAGCAGGTCTATCTCCTGACCCCGGCCTCCGGGGCGGTGGACGTCTCCTGCGAGGCCCCGGCCTCCACGCGCAAGGCCATGTACTTCCTGGCCCTGGCCGCCTTCGCGGGCAGCCCGGCGAGCGTCGGGCCCGTGGTCCTCTCCGACCCGCTCATCGAGATGGCCAAGGCCTTCAACCAGGTCGGCGGCGGGCTCTCCTGGGAAGGCAGCGAGGCCATGTGCCGCGGCGGCCAGGGGCTCTCCATGGACGGCTCCTCGCCCTTCGTCGGCGGCTCGCAGACGACTTTCGCCCTGATGCTCTGCGCGGCGCTCGCGCAGCAGGCCAACTGCCGCTTCTCCGGCGGTCCCGAGCTGAAGCTCATGGACGTGGGCCCCTACTCCCGCCTCCTGCCCTCGCTCGGCGCGCGCCTCGCGCCCATCGACCGCCGCGCGCCCGGCCTGCCGGTGCGCCTGGAGTCCGGCGTGGAGACGCCGCGCGAGGTGGGACTGCCCGAGGACTGCCCCGAGGAGATGGCCGCGGGCCTCGCGCTCTTCGCCTGGCGCTTCGAGCACGGCCTGCGCCTGCGCTTCTTCCCGAACTCCCCGGCCGCGCGCGGCGTGGCCGAGGCGGCCCCGGTCCTGGCCCGCTGCGGCATCGAGGTGCGCCTCGCGCCGGACGAGATCCAGGTCTCCCCGGGCACCCCGCGCGTCCCCGAGCGGCCCGACCTGCCCGCAGACCCGGTGCTCTCCACCCTGCTCCTTTCCCTGGCCCGCTTCCGCAAGGGCAAGGTCGTGCTCATCGGTTCGGCCGACGCCGACTCGCCCATGGCCGCCGAGGCCCTGGGCCTGCTCGAGGCCGCGGGCGCCAAGCTCGACCTCGCGGGCGGGCGCATGGTCTGCGCCGACGGCCCCTGGCCCGAGACCCCGGTCTTCGCCCCGCGCGAGCGCGCCCTGCTGCCCCTGGCCCTGTGCCTGGCCTCGGCCGCGCCCAAGGGCGCCCGCGTGCTGCTGCCCGAGGGCGGCAGCGACGAGGGCGTCGCCGCCGAGGAGGCGAGAACCCTGCTCGAGACCCTGGGCAAGGACTTCGTGCTGCTCGGCGAGACCGGCGGCGAGATGGACGTGAAGCCCGGCTTCACCGAGCCCCGCCCCGTCTACGCCCCGGACGCCGCCTGCGCCCTGGCCATGGGCGCCCTTTCCCTGGCCCACGCCCCCCTGGCCCTGGAGAACCCCGGCGTGGCCGCAGGCCTGTGGCCCGGGTTCTGGAACCTGTACAACCGTCTGCCCGCGATCTCGGGCAGCCTCTTCGCCCGCAAGGAGAAGCCCGATGAGCAGCCGAAGCAACGCAGGCGCATCATCGTCCGCTGA
- a CDS encoding aconitate hydratase yields MALNLTQKILSAHLVGGELVPGSEIRLRIDQTLTQDATGTMAYLQFEAMGVPRVKTDLSVSYVDHNTLQMGFRNPDDHRYLRSVAAKYGIVFSPPGLGICHQLHLENFAKPGATLIGSDSHTPTAGGVGSLAMGAGGLSVALAMAGQPYVIPCPKVVKVTLTGQLTGWASAKDIILHLLGELTVKGGVGRVFEYAGPGVATLSVPERAVITNMGAELGATTSIFPADERAREFLTAMGRPQDFTELSADADAAYDEEVVIDLSQLEPLAAAPHMPDRRVTIRELAGMKVDQVCIGSCTNSSYLDLKSVALLLSGKSVAEHTDTFLSPGSKQVLKMLAHEGLIEPILDAGARMLECTCGPCIGMGGSPISGGVSVRTYNRNFEGRSGTKDAKVYLVSPLTAAMVALRGEFSDPGTWGEAPARPSLPANPPSIRHMFVDPPADGSSVEIQRGPNIVPLESFDAMPASVSAKVLLKVGDDITTDHILPAGAEITALRSNIPAISMHIFGRVDEGFVSRIKAEGKGVIVGGENYGQGSSREHAALGPRHLGVKAVVVKSLARIHRANLVNFGILPLLFADKADYDRIALGDELTIPAEAITAGGVVTATTSTGAAISLKNDLSASELEIIRAGGLLNFVKSNA; encoded by the coding sequence TTGGCCCTGAACCTGACCCAGAAGATCCTCTCGGCCCACCTGGTCGGCGGCGAGCTGGTCCCCGGCTCGGAGATCCGCCTGCGCATAGACCAGACCCTGACCCAGGACGCCACCGGCACCATGGCCTACCTCCAGTTCGAGGCCATGGGCGTGCCCCGCGTGAAGACCGACCTCTCGGTCAGCTACGTGGACCACAACACGCTGCAGATGGGCTTCCGCAACCCCGACGACCACCGCTACCTGCGCAGCGTGGCGGCCAAGTACGGCATCGTCTTCTCCCCTCCGGGACTGGGCATCTGCCACCAGCTGCACCTGGAAAACTTCGCCAAGCCGGGCGCGACGCTCATCGGCTCCGACTCCCACACCCCCACCGCGGGCGGCGTGGGCAGCCTGGCCATGGGCGCGGGCGGCCTTTCCGTGGCCCTGGCCATGGCCGGACAGCCCTACGTCATCCCCTGCCCCAAGGTCGTGAAGGTGACGCTCACCGGCCAGCTCACGGGCTGGGCCTCGGCCAAGGACATCATCCTGCACCTGCTCGGCGAGCTGACCGTGAAGGGCGGCGTGGGCCGCGTCTTCGAGTACGCCGGTCCCGGCGTGGCCACCCTCTCCGTGCCCGAGCGCGCGGTGATCACCAACATGGGCGCCGAGCTCGGCGCCACCACCTCGATCTTCCCGGCCGACGAGCGCGCCCGCGAGTTCCTCACGGCCATGGGCCGCCCGCAGGACTTCACCGAGCTTTCGGCCGACGCGGACGCGGCCTACGACGAGGAGGTCGTCATCGACCTTTCGCAGCTCGAGCCCCTGGCGGCGGCCCCGCACATGCCGGACCGCCGCGTGACCATCCGCGAGCTCGCGGGCATGAAGGTCGACCAGGTCTGCATCGGCTCGTGCACCAACTCGTCCTACCTGGACCTGAAGAGCGTGGCCCTGCTGCTCTCGGGCAAGTCCGTGGCCGAGCACACCGACACCTTCCTCTCGCCCGGCTCCAAGCAGGTGCTCAAGATGCTCGCGCACGAGGGGCTCATCGAGCCCATCCTCGACGCAGGCGCCCGCATGCTCGAGTGCACCTGCGGCCCGTGCATCGGCATGGGCGGCTCGCCCATCTCCGGCGGCGTGTCCGTGCGCACCTACAACCGCAACTTCGAGGGCCGCTCCGGCACCAAGGACGCCAAGGTCTACCTGGTGAGTCCCCTGACCGCGGCCATGGTGGCCCTGCGCGGCGAGTTCAGCGACCCCGGCACCTGGGGCGAGGCCCCGGCCAGGCCGAGCCTGCCCGCGAACCCGCCCTCCATCCGCCACATGTTCGTGGACCCGCCCGCCGACGGCTCCTCCGTCGAGATCCAGCGCGGCCCGAACATCGTGCCGCTCGAGTCCTTCGACGCCATGCCCGCGAGCGTCTCCGCCAAGGTGCTGCTGAAAGTCGGCGACGACATCACCACGGACCACATCCTGCCCGCGGGCGCCGAGATCACGGCGCTGCGCTCGAACATCCCGGCCATCAGCATGCACATCTTCGGCCGCGTGGACGAGGGCTTCGTCTCCCGCATCAAGGCCGAGGGCAAGGGCGTCATCGTGGGCGGCGAGAACTACGGGCAGGGCTCCAGCCGCGAGCACGCGGCGCTCGGGCCCCGGCACCTCGGCGTCAAGGCCGTGGTGGTCAAGTCCCTGGCCCGCATCCACCGCGCCAACCTGGTCAACTTCGGCATCCTGCCGCTGCTCTTCGCGGACAAGGCCGACTACGACAGGATCGCGCTCGGCGACGAGCTGACCATCCCGGCCGAGGCCATCACCGCGGGCGGCGTCGTCACGGCCACCACGTCCACGGGCGCGGCCATCTCCCTCAAAAACGACCTTTCCGCCTCGGAACTCGAGATCATCCGGGCGGGCGGGTTGCTCAACTTCGTGAAATCGAACGCGTAA